The following proteins are co-located in the Triticum aestivum cultivar Chinese Spring chromosome 1A, IWGSC CS RefSeq v2.1, whole genome shotgun sequence genome:
- the LOC123053168 gene encoding uncharacterized protein has product MPAAPAVGSSGHVADGRASCRGNLLRPHPPARPGPGAPVPVRGHTVETIESSGDTAADNLLLSEDGHGDSTECSSSFGPSCSVSDDETKSGMHDMEVDSPFLGNFNVDGAASLPKMARQKQVTAEWREAVRPIMWRCQWLELRMKELSSQVAKYDRELALISHEKDLQSEMIATDSSGPELAKQDAQGHDRNIMKRRQRQRLEDIVDTSLYMDSHQILSYYHESKNRNSGAETDGLLIYDDAVAEDTKRRVPDNTLPESKETDRVLEQYSLTDILRTIDSIQSRVLRLQGHLSKVCSNHTQVKVPPKSQKAQTQLASCKKDGHHPQKKRDLNSLLQEEDKPRPLVGVPTTLSDRCTDYVMECGKRNIAEEGATQPYAKKVTFETLFGADNPLIDHTHLGELYKENADDVLIDNRAALVEGYQQFEKVKQEAQNHVELANKVANTLLSRGEETVARQVVKLEPVYEIAPSVKQVGPGNKRSKKPKKKSGSSLPPLEEQIEKSPDVPAKKRTVKDLHNLKNEKPVFVAVDTRRSQRVRKPKKYGSD; this is encoded by the exons ATGCCAGCGGCTCCGGCGGTGGGCAGCAGCGGTCATGTCGCCGATGGCAGGGCCAGCTGTCGGGGTAACCTTCTTCGCCCCCACCCCCCTGCTCGCCCCGGCCCCGGCGCGCCGGTGCCTGTCCGTGGTCATACGGTGGAGACGATCGAGTCTTCAGGTGACACGGCTGCTGACAATCTTCTCCTCTCCGAAGACGGCCATGGGGACAGCACGGAGTGCTCGAGCTCATTTGGGCCCTCCTGCTCTGTTTCTGATGACGAGACCAAGTCAGGCATGCACGACATGGAGGTGGACTCGCCTTTCCTGGGTAATTTCAATGTGGACGGCGCCGCTTCTCTTCCAAAGATGGCCAG ACAGAAGCAAGTGACAGCTGAGTGGAGAGAGGCCGTTCGCCCAATTATGTGGCGATGCCAGTGGTTAGAATTGCGTATGAAGGAGCTTTCGTCGCAAGTAGCAAAGTATGACAGGGAACTTGCTTTAATCAGTCATGAAAAAGATCTGCAGTCTGAGATGATTGCAACCGATAGTTCTGGTCCAGAACTGGCAAAACAGGATGCCCAAGGCCATGATAGAAATATTATGAAGAGGAGACAACGGCAAAGGCTTGAAGACATCGTGGACACCTCATTGTACATGGATAGTCATCAAATATTATCCTATTATCATG AAAGCAAAAACAGAAATAGTGGAGCTGAAACAGATGGTCTGTTGATTTATGATGATGCAG TTGCTGAGGATACCAAAAGAAGAGTTCCTGACAATACATTACCGGAGTCTAAGGAAACAGATAGGGTCTTAGAACAATATTCTTTAACAGATATTCTTCGGACAATTGATAGTATCCAGTCTCGAGTCCTTAGGCTTCAAGGTCATCTCAGCAAGGTTTGCAGCAATCACACACAAGTTAAGGTGCCTCCAAAGAGTCAGAAGGCTCAAACCCAGTTAGCCTCTTGTAAGAAGGATGGACACCATCCTCAGAAAAAGAGGGATCTGAATAGTTTGCTTCAGGAGGAGGATAAACCTAGACCACTTGTTGGAGTGCCAACTACTTTATCAGATAGGTGCACTGACTATGTGATGGAATGTGGAAAGAGAAATATTGCAGAAGAAGGTGCAACACAACCATATGCAAAGAAAGTCACATTTGAGACACTCTTTGGTGCAGATAATCCCTTAATTGATCATACTCATCTAGGAGAATTATACAAAGAA AATGCTGATGATGTCCTAATAGACAATCGAGCAGCCCTAGTAGAAGGGTACCAGCAGTTTGAGAAGGTGAAGCAGGAAGCACAGAATCATGTGGAGCTGGCTAATAAGGTTGCTAACACCCTTCTTTCCAGAGGAGAAGAAACTGTTGCAAGACAGGTAGTTAAGCTTGAACCAGTTTATGAAATAGCTCCAAGTGTGAAGCAAGTCGGCCCTGGAAATAAACGAAGCAAGAAACCAAAGAAGAAATCTGGGAGCTCTCTGCCTCCTTTGGAAGAGCAAATCGAGAAGTCCCCTGATGTACCTGCAAAGAAGAGAACTGTGAAAGATCTGCACAATTTGAAGAATGAAAAGCCTGTTTTTGTAGCTGTGGACACGCGGAGGAGCCAACGAGTCCGAAAACCTAAAAAGTACGGAAGCGATTGA